A portion of the Apus apus isolate bApuApu2 chromosome 3, bApuApu2.pri.cur, whole genome shotgun sequence genome contains these proteins:
- the ELOVL5 gene encoding elongation of very long chain fatty acids protein 5 isoform X5, with protein MRNKQPFSCRGILVVYNLGLTLLSLYMFYELVTGVWEGGYNFFCQDTHSGGEADMKIIRVLWWYYFSKLIEFMDTFFFILRKNNHQITVLHVYHHATMLNIWWFVMNWVPCGHSYFGATLNSFIHVLMYSYYGLSAIPAMRPYLWWKKYITQGQLTQFVLTIFQTSCGVVWPCAFPQGWLYFQISYMISLIILFTNFYIQTYNKKSSSRRKEYQNGSAATANGYTNSFSSLENNVKQRKQRKD; from the exons ATGCGGAATAAGCAACCATTCTCGTGCAGGGGTATTCTAGTGGTCTACAACCTTGGACTTACACTGCTTTCTCTGTATATGTTTTATGAG CTGGTGACGGGAGTATGGGAAGGAGGATACAATTTCTTCTGTCAGGATACACACAGTGGAGGAGAAGCTGATATGAAG ATCATACGTGTCCTCTGGTGGTACTATTTCTCCAAACTCATTGAGTTCATGGAtaccttcttttttattttgcgGAAAAATAATCATCAGATCACTGTTCTGCATGTCTACCACCATGCAACTATGCTGAACATTTGGTGGTTTGTGATGAACTGGGTGCCTTGTGGTCACT cttattttGGTGCCACACTGAACAGCTTTATCCATGTCCTCATGTACTCCTACTATGGATTGTCTGCTATTCCAGCAATGCGTCCTTATCTGTGGTGGAAGAAGTACATCACTCAGGGGCAGCTG aCTCAGTTTGTCCTGACAATCTTCCAGACCAGCTGTGGTGTTGTTTGGCCATGTGCATTTCCTCAGGGATGGCTGTATTTCCAGATTTCTTATATGATTTCTTTGATTATCCTCTTCACAAATTTCTATATTCAG ACTTACAACAAGAAGTCATCCTCGAGGAGGAAAGAGTATCAGAACGGCTCTGCGGCCACCGCAAACGGGTacacaaacagcttttcttcccttgaGAACAATgtgaaacaaaggaaacaaaggaaGGATTGA
- the ELOVL5 gene encoding elongation of very long chain fatty acids protein 5 isoform X2: MELLDKTINSYLDVWLGPRDPRVKGWLLLENYTPTFIFSVLYLLIVWLGPKYMRNKQPFSCRGILVVYNLGLTLLSLYMFYELVTGVWEGGYNFFCQDTHSGGEADMKIIRVLWWYYFSKLIEFMDTFFFILRKNNHQITVLHVYHHATMLNIWWFVMNWVPCGHSYFGATLNSFIHVLMYSYYGLSAIPAMRPYLWWKKYITQGQLTQFVLTIFQTSCGVVWPCAFPQGWLYFQISYMISLIILFTNFYIQTYNKKSSSRRKEYQNGSAATANGYTNSFSSLENNVKQRKQRKD, translated from the exons ATGGAACTTCTGGATAAAACAATCAATAGCTACCTTGATGTTTGGCTTGGACCCAGAG atcCCAGAGTAAAAGGATGGCTTCTTCTGGAGAACTATACACCTACCTTTATCTTCTCAGTATTGTACTTACTAATCGTATGGCTAGGACCAAAGTACATGCGGAATAAGCAACCATTCTCGTGCAGGGGTATTCTAGTGGTCTACAACCTTGGACTTACACTGCTTTCTCTGTATATGTTTTATGAG CTGGTGACGGGAGTATGGGAAGGAGGATACAATTTCTTCTGTCAGGATACACACAGTGGAGGAGAAGCTGATATGAAG ATCATACGTGTCCTCTGGTGGTACTATTTCTCCAAACTCATTGAGTTCATGGAtaccttcttttttattttgcgGAAAAATAATCATCAGATCACTGTTCTGCATGTCTACCACCATGCAACTATGCTGAACATTTGGTGGTTTGTGATGAACTGGGTGCCTTGTGGTCACT cttattttGGTGCCACACTGAACAGCTTTATCCATGTCCTCATGTACTCCTACTATGGATTGTCTGCTATTCCAGCAATGCGTCCTTATCTGTGGTGGAAGAAGTACATCACTCAGGGGCAGCTG aCTCAGTTTGTCCTGACAATCTTCCAGACCAGCTGTGGTGTTGTTTGGCCATGTGCATTTCCTCAGGGATGGCTGTATTTCCAGATTTCTTATATGATTTCTTTGATTATCCTCTTCACAAATTTCTATATTCAG ACTTACAACAAGAAGTCATCCTCGAGGAGGAAAGAGTATCAGAACGGCTCTGCGGCCACCGCAAACGGGTacacaaacagcttttcttcccttgaGAACAATgtgaaacaaaggaaacaaaggaaGGATTGA
- the ELOVL5 gene encoding elongation of very long chain fatty acids protein 5 isoform X1, with product MDKLSCRMELLDKTINSYLDVWLGPRDPRVKGWLLLENYTPTFIFSVLYLLIVWLGPKYMRNKQPFSCRGILVVYNLGLTLLSLYMFYELVTGVWEGGYNFFCQDTHSGGEADMKIIRVLWWYYFSKLIEFMDTFFFILRKNNHQITVLHVYHHATMLNIWWFVMNWVPCGHSYFGATLNSFIHVLMYSYYGLSAIPAMRPYLWWKKYITQGQLTQFVLTIFQTSCGVVWPCAFPQGWLYFQISYMISLIILFTNFYIQTYNKKSSSRRKEYQNGSAATANGYTNSFSSLENNVKQRKQRKD from the exons ATGGACAAATTGA GTTGTAGAATGGAACTTCTGGATAAAACAATCAATAGCTACCTTGATGTTTGGCTTGGACCCAGAG atcCCAGAGTAAAAGGATGGCTTCTTCTGGAGAACTATACACCTACCTTTATCTTCTCAGTATTGTACTTACTAATCGTATGGCTAGGACCAAAGTACATGCGGAATAAGCAACCATTCTCGTGCAGGGGTATTCTAGTGGTCTACAACCTTGGACTTACACTGCTTTCTCTGTATATGTTTTATGAG CTGGTGACGGGAGTATGGGAAGGAGGATACAATTTCTTCTGTCAGGATACACACAGTGGAGGAGAAGCTGATATGAAG ATCATACGTGTCCTCTGGTGGTACTATTTCTCCAAACTCATTGAGTTCATGGAtaccttcttttttattttgcgGAAAAATAATCATCAGATCACTGTTCTGCATGTCTACCACCATGCAACTATGCTGAACATTTGGTGGTTTGTGATGAACTGGGTGCCTTGTGGTCACT cttattttGGTGCCACACTGAACAGCTTTATCCATGTCCTCATGTACTCCTACTATGGATTGTCTGCTATTCCAGCAATGCGTCCTTATCTGTGGTGGAAGAAGTACATCACTCAGGGGCAGCTG aCTCAGTTTGTCCTGACAATCTTCCAGACCAGCTGTGGTGTTGTTTGGCCATGTGCATTTCCTCAGGGATGGCTGTATTTCCAGATTTCTTATATGATTTCTTTGATTATCCTCTTCACAAATTTCTATATTCAG ACTTACAACAAGAAGTCATCCTCGAGGAGGAAAGAGTATCAGAACGGCTCTGCGGCCACCGCAAACGGGTacacaaacagcttttcttcccttgaGAACAATgtgaaacaaaggaaacaaaggaaGGATTGA